A single region of the Hominilimicola fabiformis genome encodes:
- a CDS encoding substrate-binding domain-containing protein — protein MKARKLLALGLTAIIGATMMAGCGGGGGSTTSQSSDGSSASGTYAFVAKDVQNPYMQKVYDGFEKACKEIGAEPLYKGPEAATPEKQIEIINQLVAQNVAGIAIAANDADALQPALTEAMDAGIKVISLDSAVNKDSRQTHIQQADPEKIGRGLIQAAYEMVDGNGGIAVLSATAQATNQNLWIEWMKKELEENPEKYANTPLIKVAYGDDDPTKSTSETQALLTDSSIKVIIAPTTVGMLAAGKVLQDKQSDVKLTGLGLPSEMAPFIEDGTCPWMYLWNPVDIGYLSGYTMDALVKGTITGDVGGSFNAGDLGEKKITEAADGGTEVMLGDPFKFDTENIAEWKEVY, from the coding sequence ATGAAAGCAAGAAAACTATTGGCATTAGGTCTAACGGCAATAATCGGAGCAACTATGATGGCAGGTTGCGGAGGTGGTGGCGGAAGCACAACATCTCAAAGTTCAGATGGCTCATCGGCAAGCGGTACATACGCATTTGTGGCGAAAGACGTACAAAATCCTTATATGCAGAAAGTATATGACGGTTTTGAAAAGGCTTGTAAAGAAATCGGAGCAGAACCTCTTTACAAAGGTCCTGAAGCGGCTACACCGGAAAAGCAGATTGAAATTATCAATCAGCTTGTAGCACAAAACGTTGCGGGTATCGCTATTGCAGCTAACGATGCAGACGCATTGCAACCTGCATTGACAGAAGCTATGGACGCAGGTATTAAGGTCATTTCGCTTGACAGTGCTGTAAATAAAGATTCAAGACAAACTCATATTCAACAAGCCGATCCTGAAAAAATCGGCAGAGGACTAATTCAAGCGGCTTATGAAATGGTAGACGGTAACGGCGGTATCGCTGTATTGTCTGCAACAGCACAAGCTACAAACCAAAATCTATGGATTGAATGGATGAAGAAAGAATTGGAAGAAAATCCTGAAAAGTATGCAAATACACCACTTATAAAAGTTGCATACGGTGACGATGACCCAACAAAGTCAACATCAGAAACACAAGCACTTTTGACAGATTCATCTATTAAAGTTATCATTGCTCCGACAACTGTAGGTATGCTTGCCGCAGGTAAGGTATTGCAAGATAAACAGTCAGATGTAAAACTAACAGGTCTTGGCTTGCCTTCGGAAATGGCTCCGTTTATCGAAGATGGCACTTGCCCTTGGATGTATCTATGGAATCCTGTTGATATAGGTTATTTGTCAGGTTACACAATGGATGCACTTGTAAAAGGCACAATTACAGGTGATGTAGGCGGTTCATTTAATGCCGGTGACCTTGGTGAAAAGAAGATTACAGAAGCTGCAGATGGTGGTACAGAAGTAATGCTTGGTGATCCATTCAAATTTGATACAGAAAACATTGCTGAGTGGAAAGAAGTTTATTGA
- a CDS encoding ABC transporter permease encodes MKLKKFFSSNIREISLIIVMIALSVFIEIRSGGNFFTLENISDMFTETAVLAITAVGMMMVIITSGIDLSIGSIMALGAMVGGTILKNNQAVPGVVIILVSIAVGIVCGFINGTLVAKLKILPIIATLGMMNIYRGLTYLVANGSWVKQQEMGTKFLSIATGKFLGINNLIVVAIVVYIIAAFFLNKTRTGRKIYAVGNSEESARVSGIKTDRTLIMVYTILGAVAGLGGILYVCKYGVAQGETCTGYEMNVIAACVLGGVSINGGTGRVQGVLLGAVLLGILNNAMPLIHVSSFWQEAIRGLIILLSIIANSLIQRNVEMKALRRRNI; translated from the coding sequence ATGAAGTTAAAAAAATTCTTTTCATCGAATATTCGTGAAATCAGCTTAATTATTGTAATGATTGCACTTTCTGTATTTATTGAAATAAGAAGTGGAGGAAACTTCTTCACACTTGAAAACATTTCCGATATGTTCACAGAAACGGCAGTTCTTGCAATTACGGCGGTAGGCATGATGATGGTAATTATCACAAGCGGTATCGACCTTTCAATCGGCTCGATAATGGCGTTGGGTGCAATGGTCGGCGGAACGATACTTAAAAATAATCAAGCAGTTCCCGGAGTGGTAATAATTTTAGTATCGATAGCAGTCGGTATCGTATGTGGTTTCATAAACGGTACATTGGTTGCTAAACTGAAAATATTACCTATTATCGCAACACTCGGTATGATGAATATATATCGCGGACTTACATATTTAGTTGCTAACGGAAGTTGGGTAAAACAACAGGAAATGGGTACAAAGTTTCTGTCAATCGCGACAGGAAAGTTTCTTGGTATAAATAATCTTATAGTTGTAGCAATAGTTGTTTATATAATTGCCGCATTCTTCCTAAATAAAACCCGTACGGGCAGAAAGATTTATGCGGTAGGAAACAGTGAAGAAAGTGCAAGAGTTTCGGGTATCAAAACAGATCGAACATTAATTATGGTTTATACTATATTAGGTGCGGTAGCCGGCTTAGGCGGTATACTTTATGTTTGTAAATACGGAGTTGCTCAAGGTGAAACCTGTACCGGATATGAAATGAATGTAATCGCAGCTTGCGTACTTGGCGGTGTAAGCATTAATGGCGGTACAGGCAGAGTACAAGGCGTATTGTTGGGTGCTGTATTACTTGGTATTCTTAACAACGCAATGCCGCTTATCCATGTATCTTCATTCTGGCAAGAGGCAATTCGCGGTTTGATTATACTTCTTTCAATTATAGCAAACTCGTTAATTCAAAGAAACGTTGAAATGAAAGCATTGAGAAGGAGGAATATCTGA
- a CDS encoding sensor histidine kinase, producing MKKHSRLVERVVRPYLIFIALILAVAMIVMYFSVVTKLNYEAENAGTKIAETMARQVDTYIEEIDVLAQQVKRQPRIINIFYNLNNTKNDKSNFFNNNVLLGIDVSSILNGLITDRNGNFNISVYNGYGDFVSNQNYFIDKKKFQSTMENMNYAIELNQIEENDDKIITAPSENPWTESTREFITLKKSLKNDYSDTVCGIIEVRASVDRLEQMLHTEDNAEILICDRSNGKIIYPTVYTERERSEYSSAFVNNANWEIMIRTPVSNTKTNIIFILSIFVALYAILLVFVFLISRTIGKEVIKPISQLANHVCKIDAPDDKMAHINDDAIDEIKELEDSFEKMLERMNSSIIQEKKAYALALQAQMNPHFLYNMLAVISSAGSEAGCDSVSTMCVELSDMLRYVAAYQKVTVPLKEEILHTKNYLALMKSRYEDYFSYKIDVSDDLMNIPVPKLFIQPLAENCFIHAFKEKEPPWNIDIKMIGTKDRWELIIKDNGSGISEERIAEIKDKIDKALNERQVGNIGGLGIVNTIVRLTMTHNKNLKYDIYNDNGMEIKIVAGE from the coding sequence ATGAAAAAACATTCAAGACTTGTTGAAAGAGTTGTCAGACCATATTTGATTTTTATAGCTTTGATTTTAGCTGTAGCAATGATTGTAATGTACTTTTCTGTTGTGACAAAACTTAATTATGAGGCAGAAAATGCAGGGACGAAAATTGCGGAAACAATGGCTCGACAGGTCGACACATACATAGAAGAAATAGACGTACTTGCACAACAAGTAAAACGTCAACCTCGTATAATAAATATTTTTTATAACCTTAACAATACCAAAAATGATAAAAGTAATTTTTTCAATAATAATGTCTTGCTTGGAATTGACGTTTCATCTATCCTTAACGGATTGATTACTGATCGAAACGGTAATTTCAATATATCGGTTTATAACGGATACGGTGATTTTGTATCAAATCAAAATTACTTCATTGATAAAAAGAAATTTCAAAGCACTATGGAAAATATGAATTATGCCATAGAGTTAAATCAAATCGAAGAAAACGACGATAAAATAATAACCGCACCATCGGAAAATCCTTGGACAGAAAGTACAAGAGAATTTATAACTTTAAAAAAGAGTCTTAAAAATGATTATTCCGATACCGTTTGCGGTATAATTGAGGTTAGAGCAAGCGTGGACAGGCTTGAACAAATGCTGCATACGGAAGATAATGCCGAGATTTTAATTTGTGACCGTTCAAACGGAAAAATTATATATCCGACCGTATATACAGAAAGAGAAAGAAGCGAGTATTCTTCGGCATTTGTCAATAATGCAAACTGGGAAATAATGATACGAACACCCGTGTCAAATACAAAGACAAATATAATATTTATTTTATCGATTTTTGTGGCTTTGTATGCAATATTATTAGTGTTTGTCTTCTTGATAAGCCGAACTATCGGAAAAGAAGTTATAAAACCGATTTCACAATTAGCAAATCACGTTTGCAAAATTGACGCACCGGATGATAAAATGGCTCACATCAACGATGATGCTATTGATGAAATAAAAGAGCTTGAGGACAGTTTTGAAAAAATGCTTGAAAGAATGAATAGTTCGATTATTCAAGAGAAAAAGGCATATGCACTTGCTTTGCAGGCTCAAATGAATCCTCATTTTCTGTACAATATGTTGGCGGTAATCAGTTCTGCCGGAAGTGAGGCGGGCTGTGACAGTGTTTCCACAATGTGCGTCGAATTGTCTGATATGCTTAGATACGTTGCAGCATATCAAAAAGTTACTGTACCGCTTAAAGAAGAAATACTCCATACAAAAAATTATCTTGCATTGATGAAATCAAGATATGAGGATTATTTTTCTTATAAGATTGATGTTTCAGATGATTTGATGAACATTCCGGTGCCAAAATTGTTTATACAACCGCTTGCAGAAAACTGTTTTATACATGCTTTTAAAGAAAAAGAGCCACCATGGAATATTGATATAAAGATGATAGGCACGAAAGATAGATGGGAACTTATCATAAAGGATAACGGTTCGGGAATATCCGAAGAAAGAATTGCCGAAATAAAAGACAAAATAGATAAAGCATTAAATGAAAGACAAGTGGGGAATATCGGCGGATTGGGTATTGTAAATACAATAGTCCGTCTTACTATGACGCACAACAAAAATCTCAAATACGATATATATAACGATAACGGTATGGAAATAAAAATTGTTGCGGGGGAGTAA
- a CDS encoding sugar ABC transporter ATP-binding protein, with translation MSEYILELKGITKIFPGVKALDNVHFQLKQGEIHALMGENGAGKSTFIKVITGVHQAEEGEIFINGEKVEIKNPKDAQKLSIAAIYQHGTAYQHLSVTENIFIGHEKMTKFHTIDWKQMHKDAKALLERLGSDIDPHSSMGNLTVAEQQIVEIAKAISTNAKIIIMDEPTAALSKRECEELYRITEQLRDEGCSIIFISHRFEDMYRLATRVTVFRDSQYIGTWNVDEISNEVLISKMVGREISQIYPKQEVERGEEIFRVEGLSKTGYYKDVSFSLHKGEILAMTGLVGAGRTEVCQGIMGIERPDKGKVILEGKTLSIRHPSDAMKAGIGYLPEDRQKQGLILDWGLGQNVTLSTLEKFTKFTVINRKAERERSKELLEKVKTKALSVFDKASSLSGGNQQKVIVAKVLNSDLKVVILDEPTKGVDVGAKAQIYEIMSELAAQGFGVIMISSEMPEVLGMADTILVMKEGRVSKIFADATGVTQEQILEAAMNM, from the coding sequence ATGTCTGAATACATTCTTGAGCTAAAAGGAATAACGAAAATATTCCCCGGAGTAAAGGCTCTTGATAATGTTCACTTTCAGTTAAAACAAGGTGAAATACATGCTCTTATGGGTGAAAACGGTGCAGGAAAATCAACATTCATAAAAGTTATCACCGGAGTACATCAAGCTGAAGAAGGTGAAATATTCATAAACGGCGAAAAAGTAGAAATAAAAAATCCTAAAGATGCACAAAAATTAAGTATTGCCGCTATTTATCAGCACGGTACGGCATATCAACATTTAAGTGTAACGGAAAACATTTTCATAGGACACGAGAAAATGACAAAGTTCCATACAATTGATTGGAAACAAATGCACAAGGATGCAAAAGCGCTTTTGGAGAGATTGGGAAGTGACATTGACCCACATTCAAGTATGGGTAATCTTACAGTTGCGGAACAACAGATAGTCGAAATTGCAAAAGCCATTTCTACAAATGCAAAAATAATCATAATGGACGAGCCTACGGCGGCTCTTTCAAAAAGAGAATGTGAGGAATTATACAGAATTACAGAACAACTTAGAGATGAAGGCTGTTCAATAATATTTATCTCGCATCGTTTTGAAGATATGTACAGACTTGCTACAAGAGTAACCGTATTTCGTGACTCACAGTACATAGGTACATGGAATGTAGATGAAATTTCAAATGAAGTATTGATTTCAAAAATGGTCGGACGTGAAATTTCTCAAATTTATCCTAAGCAAGAAGTTGAAAGAGGAGAAGAAATTTTCAGAGTTGAGGGATTATCAAAGACAGGGTACTACAAAGATGTTTCTTTTTCACTTCACAAGGGCGAAATCCTTGCTATGACAGGACTTGTTGGTGCAGGACGAACAGAAGTATGTCAAGGTATTATGGGTATTGAAAGACCCGATAAAGGAAAGGTCATTTTGGAAGGAAAAACACTTTCAATAAGACATCCGTCAGACGCTATGAAAGCAGGTATCGGATATTTGCCTGAGGACAGACAAAAACAAGGTCTGATTCTTGATTGGGGATTGGGACAAAACGTAACATTATCAACACTTGAAAAATTTACTAAGTTCACTGTTATAAACAGAAAAGCAGAACGTGAACGTTCAAAAGAACTTTTGGAAAAAGTTAAAACAAAGGCTCTTTCTGTATTTGATAAGGCGTCAAGTTTGTCAGGTGGTAATCAACAAAAGGTTATCGTAGCAAAGGTTTTAAATTCCGATTTGAAAGTAGTTATCCTTGACGAACCGACAAAGGGTGTCGATGTAGGTGCAAAAGCACAGATATATGAAATTATGTCAGAATTGGCGGCACAAGGTTTCGGAGTAATAATGATTTCTTCGGAAATGCCGGAAGTATTGGGTATGGCAGATACAATCCTTGTTATGAAAGAGGGCAGAGTATCTAAGATTTTTGCAGATGCAACAGGCGTTACTCAAGAACAAATTCTTGAGGCCGCAATGAATATGTAG
- a CDS encoding ABC transporter permease: protein MAKEYVKQAVSSDGTRTISAQRGFSWQRFLFQWEWMLVLMLILVNVFNISASPYYAHAKSILNATRDFLDKAIVVFPMAFVLMLGEIDISVASIMALSATIMGVAFDAGVPMIEAIGLALVTGTVCGLINGIILVKFPELSSMIVTLATQIIFRGIAQIILETNSVGGFPNWFTQIAAGKIGGMVPYALIFVVVEALFFAYLLHYTKFGRRCYAMGNSTTVAKFSGVKTDKIKIIVYTMTGLLSAIAAIYLASKMSSVRPDVAKGYELDIIAMAVLGGVSTSGGKGRILGATLAIMVIGYLRYGLGLINASSQIIMIVVGLLLIIAVAIPSFRDSIGNMNWFKKLKAMATKSQK from the coding sequence ATGGCTAAAGAGTATGTAAAACAGGCTGTAAGCAGTGACGGTACAAGAACAATATCAGCCCAAAGAGGATTTTCTTGGCAGAGATTTCTTTTTCAATGGGAGTGGATGCTTGTATTAATGCTTATATTGGTAAATGTATTTAATATATCCGCGTCACCGTATTATGCACACGCAAAATCAATTTTAAATGCAACCCGTGACTTCTTGGATAAAGCAATAGTAGTATTTCCGATGGCATTTGTATTAATGCTCGGTGAAATCGACATCAGTGTTGCATCAATTATGGCTCTTTCAGCAACAATTATGGGTGTTGCGTTTGACGCAGGAGTTCCGATGATTGAAGCAATCGGTCTTGCACTTGTCACAGGCACTGTATGTGGTTTGATTAACGGAATCATCCTTGTAAAATTCCCTGAATTGTCAAGTATGATTGTAACGCTTGCAACACAGATAATATTCAGAGGAATAGCACAGATTATTTTGGAAACCAATTCGGTGGGAGGATTCCCAAATTGGTTTACACAAATTGCAGCCGGTAAAATCGGTGGAATGGTTCCATACGCATTAATATTTGTAGTAGTTGAGGCTTTGTTCTTTGCTTATCTTCTTCACTACACAAAATTCGGCAGAAGATGTTACGCAATGGGTAATTCAACAACGGTTGCAAAATTCTCGGGTGTAAAAACAGATAAGATTAAAATTATTGTTTATACAATGACAGGTTTATTATCAGCAATTGCAGCAATTTACCTTGCATCAAAGATGTCAAGTGTACGTCCTGACGTTGCAAAGGGATATGAACTTGATATTATAGCAATGGCTGTACTTGGCGGAGTATCAACTTCGGGCGGTAAAGGAAGAATACTTGGTGCAACACTTGCTATTATGGTAATCGGTTATCTAAGATATGGTCTTGGTCTAATCAACGCATCAAGCCAGATTATTATGATAGTTGTAGGTTTACTATTGATAATTGCAGTTGCAATTCCAAGTTTCAGAGATAGTATCGGTAATATGAATTGGTTCAAAAAACTTAAAGCAATGGCGACAAAGTCGCAAAAATAA